The Snodgrassella alvi wkB2 genome window below encodes:
- a CDS encoding cation:dicarboxylate symporter family transporter: protein MLSIIKRYSRNLAWQILIALIMGVALGLYLHTFSDPSHPYYKTYQSWVINVLQPMGDIFIRLIKMIVLPIILSTLTLGIAGLGNSKSLGRLGGKTILYFEIITTIAIGVGLLFGNLFHPGSGIDISNLHHSNVSQYVQKSEALAEKPHGLVIMILDMIPHNIFDSLSSGEILPVIFFCVFFGLGLTKLPDNQRLFFSDFLKVISDVMFKITNMIMRYAPIGVFGLMTVTISKFGFGSLIPLMKLILIVYLAMIVFTLVILGGVAYFCRFNIFTIIKILKDELIVAFSTSSSETALPKMIEKMEAYGAPKSITSFVIPTGYSFNLDGSTLYQSIAVIFLAQLYGISLSVSDQVMIVITLMVASKGIAGVPGVSFLVLSATLATTSIPLEGLGFILGIDRILDMGRTVVNVIGNALASLVISRWEHDFDDEKAREYEKSLGIK, encoded by the coding sequence ATGTTATCGATTATCAAACGATATAGCCGTAATTTGGCCTGGCAAATTTTAATCGCACTGATTATGGGGGTAGCACTGGGATTATATCTGCATACTTTTTCAGATCCTTCTCATCCCTACTACAAAACCTATCAGTCGTGGGTAATCAATGTATTACAACCGATGGGGGATATTTTTATCCGCCTGATTAAAATGATTGTGCTGCCCATCATTCTCAGTACGCTGACATTGGGTATTGCCGGACTGGGTAACTCCAAAAGTCTGGGTCGACTGGGCGGTAAAACTATTCTGTATTTTGAAATTATCACTACTATCGCCATTGGTGTGGGTTTACTTTTCGGTAATCTGTTTCACCCGGGTAGCGGCATTGATATTTCCAATCTGCACCACAGCAATGTCAGTCAGTACGTACAAAAAAGTGAAGCACTGGCCGAGAAGCCTCATGGTCTGGTTATAATGATTCTGGACATGATTCCGCATAATATATTTGATTCGCTTAGCAGCGGTGAAATTCTGCCGGTAATCTTTTTCTGTGTGTTTTTTGGTCTGGGCTTAACTAAGCTACCTGATAATCAGCGCCTGTTCTTTTCAGATTTTCTGAAAGTGATTTCAGACGTAATGTTCAAAATCACCAATATGATTATGCGTTACGCACCTATCGGGGTATTTGGTCTGATGACTGTTACCATCAGTAAATTCGGTTTCGGTTCGCTGATTCCGCTGATGAAACTGATTTTAATAGTTTATCTGGCGATGATAGTATTTACTCTGGTGATTCTGGGTGGCGTGGCCTATTTCTGCCGCTTTAACATTTTCACTATTATCAAAATTCTGAAAGATGAGCTGATAGTGGCTTTCTCAACCTCCAGCTCAGAAACTGCGCTGCCAAAAATGATTGAGAAAATGGAAGCATATGGCGCGCCGAAATCTATTACCAGCTTTGTGATTCCTACCGGATATTCATTTAATCTGGATGGTTCTACGCTGTATCAGAGTATTGCAGTTATCTTTCTGGCGCAGTTATACGGTATTTCTCTGTCGGTTAGTGATCAGGTAATGATTGTGATTACGCTGATGGTGGCTTCTAAAGGTATTGCCGGTGTACCGGGTGTATCGTTTCTGGTACTGTCTGCCACGCTGGCTACAACATCCATTCCGTTAGAAGGTCTGGGCTTTATTCTGGGTATCGACCGTATTCTGGATATGGGACGTACTGTAGTTAATGTAATCGGTAATGCTCTGGCTTCATTGGTTATTTCGCGCTGGGAACATGATTTTGATGATGAAAAAGCGCGGGAATATGAGAAATCACTTGGTATTAAATAA
- a CDS encoding formate dehydrogenase accessory protein FdhE, which translates to MKTQVTPETIQAQEFFHIPFWQQPPVDIFSRRALRLNELAAEDNSDWQSYLQLLAVINNAQQNLLEQYAQEAWVIPETDKDEVPLTLALLSANRDLTERLFTDLHALLQADLSPTAQQVWKELLQLDSESRNQLCQHAFNQQLGIAQQDYQVWVNAVVQIVYTHAALNLAATTVKPLSEPGFCPCCGTDAVGSVIVGQGELEGLRYLCCGVCNSRWHSVRARCSFCDNSRDLGVHRIEQVKEGVLSGAEAECCPSCHAYRKRYRLARQQYADPIADDLASLALDILLNEEGWQRGGANPFLLMGKIPRH; encoded by the coding sequence ATGAAAACACAAGTAACACCAGAAACCATACAAGCACAGGAATTTTTTCACATCCCGTTCTGGCAGCAGCCTCCTGTTGATATTTTCAGCCGGCGCGCATTGCGGCTGAATGAATTGGCTGCAGAAGATAATAGTGACTGGCAATCATACTTACAGCTACTGGCTGTTATCAATAATGCTCAGCAAAATTTACTGGAGCAATATGCACAGGAAGCCTGGGTAATTCCTGAGACTGATAAAGATGAAGTTCCGCTTACTCTGGCATTACTGAGTGCCAATAGAGACCTGACAGAGCGTCTGTTTACCGATTTACATGCTTTACTGCAAGCAGATTTGTCACCAACTGCTCAGCAGGTATGGAAAGAGTTATTGCAGCTCGACAGTGAAAGCCGCAACCAGTTATGCCAGCATGCATTTAATCAGCAGCTCGGGATAGCTCAGCAGGATTATCAGGTCTGGGTAAATGCAGTGGTGCAGATTGTTTATACTCATGCAGCGTTAAATCTGGCTGCTACAACGGTAAAACCTCTGTCTGAACCGGGTTTTTGCCCCTGCTGTGGTACTGATGCTGTGGGTTCAGTAATAGTCGGACAGGGTGAACTTGAAGGGTTGCGCTATTTGTGTTGTGGTGTATGCAATAGTCGCTGGCACAGTGTACGGGCACGCTGTAGTTTTTGTGATAATAGCCGTGATCTGGGCGTACACCGGATTGAACAGGTAAAAGAAGGTGTATTGTCTGGTGCAGAGGCGGAATGCTGCCCCAGCTGTCATGCTTACCGTAAACGTTATCGCCTGGCCAGGCAACAATATGCTGATCCGATTGCTGATGATTTGGCCTCTTTAGCTCTGGATATACTGTTGAATGAAGAGGGATGGCAGCGTGGCGGAGCTAATCCGTTTTTACTGATGGGAAAAATACCCAGACATTAA
- a CDS encoding TetR/AcrR family transcriptional regulator, whose translation MKKTYRLIADTAEQLFYQKGFGNVGVDEIRDQSGCSKTTLYKHFGNKDNLIFEVLKLRDLRFKQELTEAIADIDQQQSIIQIFKWHLNWYNQDDFNGCLFVRAREEIHNDNAIKELVMEHKEFIRNLIRDKLRQNPQNEAITNQLMVILEGLSNISLIYKDNKLLYDEIIKNSFNWVSEILL comes from the coding sequence ATGAAAAAAACATACAGATTAATTGCTGATACAGCAGAACAACTCTTTTATCAAAAGGGTTTTGGCAACGTAGGAGTCGATGAAATAAGAGACCAGTCAGGTTGCTCTAAAACAACGCTATATAAACATTTTGGCAATAAAGACAATTTAATCTTTGAAGTTTTAAAACTAAGAGACTTGCGATTTAAACAAGAACTTACCGAAGCAATAGCTGATATTGACCAGCAACAGTCCATTATTCAGATATTTAAATGGCATTTAAACTGGTACAATCAAGACGATTTTAATGGCTGCTTATTTGTCAGAGCAAGAGAAGAAATCCATAACGATAATGCAATAAAAGAGCTGGTTATGGAGCATAAAGAATTTATTCGAAATTTAATCCGCGATAAACTCCGGCAAAACCCACAAAATGAGGCGATAACCAATCAATTAATGGTGATATTAGAAGGACTCAGTAATATCAGTCTTATTTATAAAGATAATAAATTACTTTACGATGAAATAATAAAAAATAGTTTTAATTGGGTATCAGAAATACTTCTTTAA
- a CDS encoding HPP family protein → MKPFFFGKEKLPPKPTNSELLQSLTGGFVAIFFLIWFSQVTGYTLIMAPFGASCVLLFAVSQSPLAQPRNVILGHLISAFCGLLFLKLFGHDVIIIALAVGIAIIAMQYFRAVHPPAGANPLVILLTADKIDYDFTFLLFPVLSGSVILVAIAYLVNNFFNQTHWPVYWLALFKEKEK, encoded by the coding sequence ATGAAACCATTTTTTTTCGGCAAGGAGAAACTGCCACCAAAGCCCACAAATAGTGAATTATTGCAAAGTCTGACCGGTGGTTTCGTAGCTATATTTTTTCTGATCTGGTTTAGTCAGGTCACCGGCTATACTTTAATAATGGCACCATTTGGAGCAAGTTGTGTGCTCTTGTTTGCTGTATCTCAGTCACCACTTGCGCAGCCAAGAAATGTTATTCTGGGACATTTAATTTCAGCTTTTTGCGGGTTACTGTTTTTAAAGCTATTCGGTCATGATGTCATTATTATTGCCTTGGCTGTAGGCATAGCAATTATCGCTATGCAATATTTTCGGGCAGTGCATCCACCAGCCGGTGCTAATCCATTAGTCATTTTATTAACAGCAGATAAAATAGATTATGATTTTACTTTTCTGTTGTTTCCAGTTCTGTCCGGGTCAGTAATATTGGTAGCAATTGCTTATTTAGTTAATAATTTTTTTAATCAAACGCATTGGCCTGTCTATTGGCTGGCACTCTTTAAAGAAAAAGAAAAATAA
- a CDS encoding saccharopine dehydrogenase family protein: protein MNNQLSVLLIGGYGVVGKQVAALLNQYYPDVHIIIGGRNIHIATAFASTLSKASAIQFDINAPLLPDNIRPQLIVTLANDPDNRVLHFAIKNQIAYLDITRWTDKLKTAITYTHTFDQLHAPIVFSSTWMAGVAASLILRHTLKFKQINSIDINILYSMQDNSGINSVDYMDRMLIPFEVIAEGHTQSCMPFSDSRLVSFTDKKRFRVYLFDTPDQLILPMLTQARSVSTRIGFNSNITNRLFYVLIHSGFWRLISTQRFKTFRQKLLYNPGKGDEHHILINITGTDSANQPAQSILSITDPKGQSHLTAIGAFNQIHSIFTQQLSNRVYFGETLPDMNIATNILKKEGVKIDFD from the coding sequence ATGAACAATCAGCTGTCAGTATTATTAATCGGTGGCTATGGTGTAGTAGGCAAACAAGTAGCGGCACTGTTAAATCAATATTATCCGGATGTACATATTATTATTGGCGGGCGCAATATACATATTGCAACTGCATTTGCCAGTACCTTATCCAAAGCATCTGCAATACAATTCGATATCAATGCACCACTGCTTCCAGACAATATCCGGCCCCAATTAATCGTAACCCTGGCCAATGATCCCGATAACCGCGTACTGCATTTTGCCATCAAAAATCAGATTGCCTATCTTGATATCACCCGCTGGACGGATAAATTAAAAACAGCGATTACCTATACCCATACATTCGACCAGTTGCATGCTCCCATAGTATTTTCTTCCACATGGATGGCTGGTGTAGCTGCCAGCCTGATACTCCGGCACACACTTAAATTCAAACAGATAAACAGCATAGATATTAATATTCTCTATTCTATGCAAGATAACTCAGGAATCAATTCTGTAGATTATATGGACAGAATGCTGATTCCTTTTGAAGTCATCGCCGAGGGACACACTCAAAGCTGTATGCCATTTTCAGACAGCAGGCTGGTCAGCTTTACAGATAAAAAACGTTTTCGGGTTTATCTCTTTGATACACCTGATCAGTTAATCTTGCCAATGTTAACCCAAGCCAGATCAGTATCCACACGAATTGGTTTTAACAGCAATATAACCAACCGCCTTTTCTACGTATTAATTCATAGCGGCTTCTGGCGTTTAATCTCAACGCAACGTTTTAAAACATTTCGCCAGAAATTGCTATACAATCCGGGTAAAGGTGATGAGCACCACATTTTAATCAATATCACAGGCACAGATTCGGCCAACCAGCCAGCTCAATCCATCTTATCCATTACAGATCCAAAAGGTCAGTCCCATCTCACCGCTATTGGTGCATTCAACCAGATACATTCGATATTCACTCAGCAATTATCTAATCGGGTTTACTTCGGCGAAACACTGCCGGATATGAATATTGCAACTAATATACTTAAAAAAGAAGGCGTGAAAATCGATTTCGACTAA